One region of Dysidea avara chromosome 1, odDysAvar1.4, whole genome shotgun sequence genomic DNA includes:
- the LOC136268892 gene encoding uncharacterized protein — MAEERKAQDIPTAQLNPIEPEDHDEEKEQSSDRVHLSAGNSSMQLDDRALTNEAELIMKKMLPSHIVNCFLVTGYDTLEVIAEINDESLAEIEEIVNSDFPNESCFRHQAIPTSAQAGVFKFSPGHRKRIVKFVQEVKQVLNTRQKEHESVASAGIKRRRVAISAGAKYANVSDDTSAILDSNDSVDNVSSELDLLTDFRQIFAKWQRNPKHSQYREIRENKDFFVNISISTPDNTIKASVRCSTCGHVESLGTKSGKVLLSNWYRHIQIYCKKKFTGSKSLDNFFTISATKNTTDSASQKTVAATDYISPTRTDKSSEIVDSPEIVDSANNSEFSGITGSASAKISEVSSKSNEGIHLVESMIDLDRSKEGDKGCSKVVASEEPIISDVQKVAGNAKDQSTDGTSDDESTSIVDHEQVFRLAPPTCRRGNQ; from the exons ATGGCTGAGGAAAGAAAGGCACAAGACATACCCACAGCACAATTAAACCCCATTGAGCCAGAAGATCATGATGAGGAGAAGGAGCAAAGCTCAGATAGGGTCCACCTGTCAGCTGGCAACTCAAGTATGCAACTTGATGATAGAGCTCTGACAAATGAAGCAGAATTAATTATGAAGAAGATGCTTCCTTCTCACATTGTCAATTGCTTTTTAGTGACAGGGTATGATACTCTAGAAGTGATAGCTGAGATTAACGATGAATCACTAGCTGAAATTGAAGAAATTGTGAACAGTGATTTCCCAAATGAAAGTTGCTTTAGACACCAAGCAATACCTACATCTGCACAAGCAGGCGTGTTTAAATTCTCACCCGGTCACCGTAAAAGAATCGTGAAATTTGTTCAAGAAGTTAAACAGGTACTAAACACTCGTCAGAAAGAACACGAAAGCGTGGCCAGTGCTGGAATAAAAAGGAGAAGAGTTGCAATTTCAGCAGGTGCTAAGTATGCTAATGTCAGTGATGATACCAGTGCCATCTTAGATTCTAATGACTCAGTAGATAATGTTAGCAGTGAACTAGACTTGTTGACAGATTTTCGTCAAATATTTGCAAAATGGCAAAGGAATCCGAAACACTCACAATACAGAGAGATTAGAGAAAATAAAGATTTCTTTGTAAACATCTCTATCTCAACTCCTGACAATACCATTAAAGCATCAGTACGCTGCTCTACGTGTGGCCATGTAGAATCCTTAGGTACCAAGTCAGGAAAAGTTTTGCTATCAAATTGGTACCGTCACATTCAGATTTATTGCAAAAAGAAATTTACTGGCAGCAAATCACTTGACAACTTCTTCACTATTTCAGCAACTAAAAACACTACAGATTCAGCATCACAGAAGACTGTTGCTGCCACAGATTACATTTCACCTACAAGAACAGACAAAT CCTCAGAAATAGTGGACTCCCCAGAAATAGTAGACTCGGCAAACAACTCTGAATTTAGTG GTATAACAGGAAGTGCAAGTGCTAAGATTTCAGAAGTGTCAAGCAAGTCCAATGAAGGCATACATTTG GTCGAGAGTATGATTGACCTGGATAGGTCGAAGGAAGGAGATAAAGGATGCTCCAAGGTTGTTGCCTCTGAAGAGCCTATCATATCTGATGTGCAGAAGGTTGCTGGCAATGCAAAAGATCAAAGTACAGATG GTACATCTGATGATGAATCCACATCCATTGTTGACCATGAGCAGGTTTTTCGGCTAGCCCCTCCTACATGCAGGAGGGGGAACCAGTGA